The Lolium rigidum isolate FL_2022 chromosome 1, APGP_CSIRO_Lrig_0.1, whole genome shotgun sequence region ACGCTGGCCGTTGTGGACTACATGGTCCTCTTCCATCACCTGCCTGAAGACCCAGGACGTGGGAGGATGCAGCCGGAGCGCCTCCATGATCACGGCGTTGAGGTACTCGAGCTTGCCGAGAACATCCTCGCCGACTTCCTCGGCGTCTGCAGCCACGACGGCATCTATCTCCCTCCGGACGGCCTCCTGCACGTGTGGGCGTTTCACCAGATTGGCCATGGTCCACTGCAGCGCCGACGCCGTGGATTCGGTTCCGGTGCCGAGGAACTCGGAGCACATGCCCACGAGCTCGCCGTCGGAGAGCCTTCGCCGGCGCCTTGCGTTGGATGCGCCCGGGCCGTCCTCCGGGACCTCGAGGTCGATGAGCGTGTCTACGTACGCTGGCGGCTCGCTAGACTGGCCGCGACGCGAATCGATGAGCGGTAGGAACGTCTCCTCCTGCTTCTGCCTCAGGGCGGCCAGCTTTTTCCACTGCTTGCGATAGATAAGCCTGGTGACCGCCAGGAACTTGGCGTTAGCGAACACGAGGGCCGCATCCAGGGACTTGCCGAGGTCTCTCTGCTCGTCGGCCATGGCACGGACGCGGCCTCTGTCGAGGCCGTCCCCGAAACACATGGCAGCGACAAGGCCGAACATGGCGTAGTGGATGCTCTTGGCCGCCTGGACCGCACCGGACATGCGGCGCTGCTCGGCGAGGTCGCAGACGAGGCCAAGGACCGCGCGGCGACGCGCCCCCGCGTACCGGTGGAGCCGCGCCGGGTGGAGGATCTCCGACGTCAGGTTGTGACGCATCGCGCGCCATTGCTGGCCGTAGGGCGCGGATGTGATGTTTTGGTACCGACGGCGCGAGAGGATGGCGCTGGGAGAGATGGATGGTGGGCGGTTCGAgaaggagccggagccggagccggagccggcgctGGCGCCGCGCACGAGAAGGCGGTGCGCCGTCGCGAGGTCCGTGACGAGGATGATTGCTGGTTGCTGCTTCCAGACGGCGGAGAGCACCGATGCTAGAACAGACTTGACGCTCCCAAGGGTGGCCTTGATCGGCGATGCATGGAGAACGACGGCGACCAGGGGAATCAaggggagcaggaggaggaggagcagctggTCTGGCATGGCTTGATGGACTGAGCTGCTACTTTCAGTTGTGTGCCACTATTTGTTGTCGCCAAGGTCTTGTGAACTTTGGGCCACGAAAATTGCACAGGAcacaacatagtactccttccgTAGTTAAGTGTCATTTTACTGCGCGGTCGTGGACCTGCCATCTTTAAGAGCGTACGTACTACTCTGATGAGTTCAATGCAAGATTGCAAGTAGGTGAGCTCTGCTTACAAACGGTGAAACGGAACcgtgcaaaaaaaaaactttgtacCATATTTCTGTGTTTGCACCCGAACACGTCATCGTGTACTCTCGACGCCAAGTACGATACATGGTAGCATGCACCAAGAGAGGCTCGCCGAAAGCGCGATACGCAAGATAGTCCGACGGGCTCTTTTGAGACCCGAAACTCCACTCGCCCGGGAGGGACCCCGTCAGGGCGCACGGCGGCTATGGGCTGCCTTAGCTCGGCCTGATCGCTCCTAATACCTCGTGGATTCGCAACCTCCAATCCTGAAGAACAACGACGAAcgagaagaaagatacaagggagagaaataaaagtagatgaacacgaaaaagcAGTAGATGTGTTTGTTCGATTGATGTTGGTTCGATCGACCATCACCCTCATGTATATACAGGGCGACTGGAATTTCCGTGCAAGATGGAGTGTTAGATTCACTTCCAAAATCCTAGTTTGGGTCCAATTCGGATGTCTTGGATCGAACTTTTCAAAACTATTCGGTTTAAAACTAGCAGTACATTACGGGAATATTTTGAGGCAGTAAACGACCTCTAATCGAAGTCACAAGATAAAACAAAGTTGTCCGTCTTGAAAAAACGAAGAATTCTAATGTTGA contains the following coding sequences:
- the LOC124660913 gene encoding cytochrome P450 89A2-like, producing the protein MPDQLLLLLLLPLIPLVAVVLHASPIKATLGSVKSVLASVLSAVWKQQPAIILVTDLATAHRLLVRGASAGSGSGSGSFSNRPPSISPSAILSRRRYQNITSAPYGQQWRAMRHNLTSEILHPARLHRYAGARRRAVLGLVCDLAEQRRMSGAVQAAKSIHYAMFGLVAAMCFGDGLDRGRVRAMADEQRDLGKSLDAALVFANAKFLAVTRLIYRKQWKKLAALRQKQEETFLPLIDSRRGQSSEPPAYVDTLIDLEVPEDGPGASNARRRRRLSDGELVGMCSEFLGTGTESTASALQWTMANLVKRPHVQEAVRREIDAVVAADAEEVGEDVLGKLEYLNAVIMEALRLHPPTSWVFRQVMEEDHVVHNGQRVQAGTRVFFHLGALARDSAAWDDPDEFKPERFLAYSKGEELIVAAAAGGGDIKMMPFGGGRRMCPARDIAMLHIRYFAANLVREFQWREAEGDLAVDLEPQAELIFSAMNRPLRAHLELGRPG